A window from Schistosoma haematobium chromosome 1, whole genome shotgun sequence encodes these proteins:
- a CDS encoding hypothetical protein (SECRETED:SignalP(1-23)): MQRTLVTVLTFAFVVNYLDVVHCDGDGAPSAPVKSPDQQPAAPAASDSPAAPAAASAKPDSPATTKSTARPKPPKRAQRPAYPARSPPRVRSPHAPTHPRKY; the protein is encoded by the exons ATGCAAAGAACATTG GTGACAGTATTGACTTTCGCCTTCGTTGTGAACTATCTGGATGTGGTGCACTGTGATGGAG ATGGCGCACCCTCAGCTCCAGTCAAATCACCTGATCAGCAACCAGCTGCACCAGCCGCATCGGATTCACCTGCAGCACCAGCAGCGGCTTCAGCGAAACCAG ATTCGCCTGCCACCACCAAGTCAACCGCACGTCCGAAGCCACCGAAGAGAGCACAGAGACCAGCCTACCCAGCCAGATCACCACCACGTGTTCGTA GTCCTCACGCTCCAACACATCCGAGAAAATACTAA